From Triticum aestivum cultivar Chinese Spring chromosome 7B, IWGSC CS RefSeq v2.1, whole genome shotgun sequence:
AGTGTATTTTGTCAAATGCACACTGCAAGTAACTAGTTTATATGTTATGAACAAATAAAAGGATGGTCCTGGAATTTCATAGACTGGGTGTTGTATATGGTAAATCATTCTTTTTATATCTTCTGGTTATAAGAATAGAAACTTCCTGTATGTTATGACCAAATAAAAGGATGGTTTATATGTTATGACCAAATAAAAGGATGGTTCTGGAATTTCATAGACTGGGGTATTGCATATGGTACTGTATTTCCCTGACGCGCACAATGTATGTGGATAGTTTAGATGGAGAGATTAAGTTTACACAGTACCTGATAACTGAATGATCTTATGTCCCTTCTTCGAGTCACACATGTGGGGAATGTTTGTGCAACCATTTTTATGGTCCCAGTGTAGTTCGACGGATCTAGGTTCATTGTTTTATTGTAGTTTGTGTTACCTTTAGGTTTCCATCTGATACAAGGTAACTGTTTGGGTTGAATTTGATTGTGCTGTATTTCTGTGTTCAGCATTATGGTAGTTTATATGAAGAGGTTTAAGTATACCCAGTATTTGTACTGTACCTACTAGCGGTGGCATACAATTTTCCATGGCAAGTGCTTTAGTTAGTGTATTTTGTCAAATGCACACTGCAAATAACTACTTTATATGTTATGACCAAATAAAAGGATGGTTCTGGAATTTCATGGACTGGGTGTTCTATATGGTAAATCATTCTTTTTATATGTTCTGGTTATAAAAATAGAAACTTCCTGTGTTCCTTTTTGACTGCATGAAAGCAAATGTGCGTATGGCATAGCCAATATACACACAGCTGTATGTACATTTGCATTTTTGTAAAGTATAAATGTAAAAGTTACATTTTAATTGTCCTGTAGCTGTATAAGTAAATCCAGTGTTTTCAACAGTTCACGAGCTTGATTCATTGCACCTGCTGATAATAATTCTATTTTACGCATTGGAACATATGGGGCTTAGTCCAGAAATTTTCATCGTTCCTAGTCCTATCTTATTAGGAAAGCTCACTGGTGTTGGTATTATTGACCAAAATGTAGTCTGTTctgatctctttttcttttcttctgcaTTTGTTTACTTTTTACGTTCTGGCAGTACCTGACTTTGTTTTCAGAGCTTGGGAGTATGTAAAATATTCCAAGAACTAAGGCGTTTTTATATTCTATCCTAATTTGAATTTTCATGTGGCTCATAAATCCACCCAGGCAGTTCACCTCCAGTTGTACGGCACAATATCGCAAACCCCGGCTGAACTTTGGAATGTGTCATATGAAAGTAATTCTGAATCCGCTAATGAGGTAGGGACAGTATCTATGGAATAATTTTGTTACTAGTTTCATATATCTGATGCCTTCTTTTTGGATATGCAGTCTGATGACATGTCCATCAATGCACTGGCAATGGGAGGAACTGGATTTAATTCATCTGGATGGTAATAACTGCCCCGGTTTTCCTATGTGTTTGGACTTTCTTTAACATGGTTTGATGATATTTATAATTGATGTCTATTTCAACCTTTCAGCTTCAAATGCGAGGAGGATTTGATGAGTGAACTTGAAGTTTCACGAGATAAATCACTTGATTCTGTTCCTCGATCAGTTCTCCGCAATAAGTCCCCATTCTGGAGCATGCAGAATAGGTTCTCTGACTGCAATGGTTCACCCTTCCCGACACCTTTGGTTCTCAGAGATGATATGCAGACCCCTGGAACAATGTATGCTTCACTCACAGGGTCTACTATGTCTAGGAAGCGTGTGCGCACCCGCAAACAATTTGTCTATCCTGTCTTGAGACCCATTGAGAACAAGCTTCAGCAAGTGGAACCGTCAGAAGATTCTTCACCAATGCTGCCCTCCAGTTCTCCAAAACGTACAAATTTGGGAGCTGATCATATCAAGAAACTGCAGCAGACCTCTTCGAATTCAGTCACTAAGGTGGGATTCTCAAAATCTCTGCCATTCAGTTTTCCCAGTGAGAATGCTTCATACCAAGAAAAAGGATCACCCCCTTCGGAGGAGTCGAAGTGCCAAACCAGAAGCCCAAATCTGTTGGATGGTGGAGCTCTATCAAAATCAAATTCAGGTGAAAAGCGTGCTGCAATGAGTCTGACCCACTGGCTGAAACCTTCATCCACAGACAATGAGAATCAAGGCGTTGTCACTTCATCTGCTTCCGACCAACTGCATGATGAGATCGCGCTTTTCACGGAGAGCCCTGTCTTCACGGCAGCTTCTGGGATGGACGCAGATGTCGAGAACCCTACTCCAAGGTTTCCCAAGGCATGGGACGGCAACGGCATTCCAAACACAACCACCAAGTACAAGGAGGTATGTGCTGATGGTTCATGGGTTTGTCTAGTAGCGCATACCCAAACGTATGGTTTAACACGAGCTAACCATTCTAAGATGTCACTGGTGTTAGGATCAAAAGGTCAGCTGGCATGCGACACCGTTCGAGGAGAGGCTGCTGAGGGTTCTGTCGGATGAGCAGCCTAGCGCTCCGAGGTTTGTTCCTTTCTATACATGAACGCAATTTTGGCctttgtttttgcttttttttcAGCTCTTTTGCCATGCATCAAGCTACTTGCCACCCAACCCTTTGCGCATTTCACTGATCCGGTGCTAACATCATGGTTCTAACACAGGAAGCTTATCAGAGGAGACTTGTTCCTTGTAGAGGAGGAGACTTGATGGTGGAGGGAATGTTGATATATGTCAGTCCTCAACCTTTGAAGCTCCTGAATGCCATATCTTTTTTTGTCACTCCACCATATACCTTTGAACCTGCCACCAAACTTTCGCCGCCTTCACCGTGATGCAATGTTACATACAAACGGTAGAGGTGTTATACTGCTGCTATGAACATCATCAACCTCTGGTAGAGGCTTATAAGATGTAAGAAATGTTACTTAGCTGTCCTGTCTCTCTGTAACACCCTTTCTGCTGCATACACAATACTGTTGTAGCTTGTGACTGCTGACACTGAGCAGTGAGTGAGCTGACGTTGCACCTTACAGCAAGCACACTGAGATGTCTCATTGTCCCTTTTTGCCTTGTCCTGAACAGTTGTTATTACCAATTTCAGTTTCGGAATTACCATGAGTTCATGTCTCAGTAGTTGTTACCAAATTCAGTTCTGGAATCGGCTGTGTTCATGTTCCTCGGTTTTAAAATACTCGGCTGTGTTCCATGGT
This genomic window contains:
- the LOC123155916 gene encoding protein JASON, producing MCGCAEALVRAVVAFFDAVLVDCFLSWFRRRRPGPDSPASAHRDPLVPKGRGGEALPASDEEKGFAESTGSNEQLAGGDDTDEELRREAVHLQLYGTISQTPAELWNVSYESNSESANESDDMSINALAMGGTGFNSSGCFKCEEDLMSELEVSRDKSLDSVPRSVLRNKSPFWSMQNRFSDCNGSPFPTPLVLRDDMQTPGTMYASLTGSTMSRKRVRTRKQFVYPVLRPIENKLQQVEPSEDSSPMLPSSSPKRTNLGADHIKKLQQTSSNSVTKVGFSKSLPFSFPSENASYQEKGSPPSEESKCQTRSPNLLDGGALSKSNSGEKRAAMSLTHWLKPSSTDNENQGVVTSSASDQLHDEIALFTESPVFTAASGMDADVENPTPRFPKAWDGNGIPNTTTKYKEDQKVSWHATPFEERLLRVLSDEQPSAPRKLIRGDLFLVEEET